A stretch of DNA from Campylobacter gracilis:
CCGTATCTAGCTTCCTCGTAGAAGTATCACTGGTACTGTTATCTGACGAGCTACCACCGGCGAATGATCCTACGTCATCCGCTATGCCCGATTTAACCTGACCTTCACCGCCCCAGACCGTAGGTTGAGCGGCTCTTATGCTTACATTAAGAGGATTGAAGTACTGCCGCACACCCGGATACTGCCTAGAATAAGCTCCCCCACCAGCTACCATAAACATAGTATTTTCATTTCCAGCAGGCGTATGGATAAACCATGGGCTAGTTATGATACGTACCCTAGCCTGGCCCGCTGTGGAACCGCTGACGATTATATCCTCTTTGCCTGCACTTATTACATTACCTCTCGTAACATTTACTCCTACCTCGCCAACTTTAGTTAAGCTATCATAGGCGCTTACGAACTCTGCATCTATATTATTTAAAGTAGCCCTAGTATTTACTACAAACTTTGTAAAATCAGTTAGGCTATGATCTTGAGCCGCTAGCACGGTAAATATATTCGAGGCTATGACATTACCCGAGGCATTAACCACACCCGGAACCTCATAGGCGAGATTTTCATTAGGCGCAGGCATATTAGAGCATCCATCAGTTCTGCCGCAATAGATCTGTGCATAAATAGGTATAGTTACTGAAGATCTAGTAGTGGTATTATATACCCTAGATCCTAAGCTTTTATCATACGATGCACCGTAAACAAATAGTGCATAAGTGCCTATATTATCGCTAAAATCTGTAATAGTAGTGCCGGTTTTATAAGTTTTGCTATTAGTATTAGCAGTATTTATATAAGCAGCTTTATTTGCTACGCTCATATCTGCTTTTTTAACCCCTGTTGTCTCTTCTACTTTCCTAGTAACAAAGTCATCGAAGCTCTCATGAGATAGTTTTATACCATCTTTATTATATTGCTCCGAAGTTGTATCCGAGATAGCATTATATAGCTTATCAAATTTTGACGGCCAAAAATTTTCGGAGGTACTAACACCATCTCTAATATCGAAGTCACTAGCATAGATAAGCACCGGTGTGCTAGGGCTTTTTTGCATCCTAGCGAAGTTGAAATACACGGTTGAGCCAGGAGTTTGTCCCTCTTTAAATCCTTGAGCCAAAATTCTAAATAAACTCGACTTAGAGTCGTAATTAATTCCTGTGCCACCCTGTGGTCTATTGATAAGCCCGCCCACTAAATTAGCATCAGAGTAGTAATTAAGAGCCGTTCTAAGTGGTATAGGCAATCCATAGCCACCACCAGATGCAGCCTCCTCCCAATCAGGAATTCCATCAGTGGTAGAAGCATTATTTTGACTTCTTATATTATATTTATAGCATCTGCTATCATATCCCGTAGAACCTAAGCACTCGTTAGAATTTGCAGCAAAAAACTGTGTATCTTTATCAATCTGATAGATAACGGTAGATCTATCAGGATATGGTGCATAGTTTATATTTGCGCTAGTCTTACTAGCATTAGTAGCCTTAGAGCAGCGTCCGTCAGCATTATTGTGTTCGCAATCAAAGCCGAAATCTAGCGCAAAATCAAGATCGCTCGAAAATCCGCACACAGCCTGAGGGTTACCGCCGATATCTCGCTTATATCCGTCATAAAGCGTAGCGATGACATCCTTATAAACCTTATCGGATAGATACGCTACGGCATTAACCCTAAGCATAGCTAGCTGGCTTATTTGACGCGTTACGGCTAAATTTTGCCTAGGATCTTCACCAGGATATATCACGACGTTATTCTCAATGTCTGGAGAATTGAAGTATGTATACGCAGATATCCCACCTGTTATATTATTGTCCGTTACTGGCACGTTTCTAGATCCTATAATGCTACCCACGCCGCTTGTCACGCCGTTATCAAGACTTACGAGAGATACCCTGATGCGATCTGGTCGGTATCGCAATACTAAATTAGTATTAGTAGCTGAAATTTTAGGATCACTGCTTTCGACGATACTCTTATTTTTCATTCCGACGTCGCAACCTACCATGCCTTTATTATTAGGCACGTTGCTAGAAGAGTTAATTACACATTTAGCGCTCTTCCACTTCGTAGAATATGTCTGATCTGCGTAAGCATCGGTCCATGAGTTATCATACACATTGACTAAAACATCACCTACATTATAATAATTAAAGTAATGCTTAGCAATTTTAGGCTCTGTAGTAGTATATGCCATCTCGGTATATAAAACACCATTAACTTTATCTTTTTGTTCAGGACTCATTCTAGACTGAGTTAATAGATACGAACCTTCCGCATTACCTTTTGACTTATATGTAGCCACTGCATCCGTCACACTTACATTTCTTGCATTAAAATCAGCCCACAAACTAATGGCATTTTTATCCCAGATTCTTCTGTATGTTTCGTCAAAATTTATCTCACCAGACGTCGTTTTGCACTGCGTATTGCCTTTACCAAAAGTATTCTTTTTAATATCAGCATCACTAATGCCTTTTTTAACGGAATATGATCCGGTTTTGCTATCATATTCTATGCCGTTATATTCTGTCTGGGTACCACCATAGCAACCGTCTAGTTTATGACCGGTTTGTAAGGTGGCGTTGCCTCCAGCTCTTTTTATATAATATGACTGAGTAGAGAGCTCGGCCGCACATTGATTAGATATAAATGGACGCAAATAGGTCTGGATACCGCGAACTTTAGTTGAAATATCTTGAGCGCTATCGGCATCGGAGTATTTGTAGCTATCGCGTATATGATATCTTTCATTTCCTAAATCGCCACCTATTACGGCATTATAGTTAGGCACCCCGTTACCCTTATAACTTCTAGCCGAAATTACCTTAGCCAAGATATCCACATTCTCAGTATAATCACCACCTACGCGTAAGTCTTTAGGATGGCTTACAACGCTTGCATCACTACTTCCTTTATTAGTTATATCACCATCAGCGCTAGTATCTACTAACTTGCCGTATTTCGTTAGCTCAGCAGTATCTACATTAAAATATGCCGGACGAATTACAAAGTTATCACTACCACAAACGTGGAATGAACCGTCACTGGACATAGTGATGCCGAATGTATTGGATGCCTTGCTGATCTCATTTGCAAACTTTGCTAGCTCTTTTTTTATCAGCTCTTCTTTTTCAGCTTTTTCCGCATCGCTTAAAGGCTTGCACCATCCATATGTATCACCCGTATAGCAGACTCCATACTTCTCGCGAAGCTCCATCTTCTTAAGCGCCAAATAATACTTAACCGGATCGTCTTCGTCCACGGCATAGTCGTTTTTAGTAGTTTTATTCGCCTGCCCGTCCGGACGATAGCTAAGCATAAATGTTACGCCTTGATACGCATCTCCTATCTCTATATCTTCGAGATCCAAAATAGATTTATTTTTAAAATCCAGCTCATGGTCTAAAGCATAACTTGAAGCGCCGCCGCCTTTTTGCTTTAACTTGAACGGAATTTTTAAATTATCGGTTATCGCTCGGCACGAGTATGCAGTACTATTTCGATCCTTTACGGCTTTAGCTGCAGTCATCGCGGCATTTTTTGCCCTTACGACAGATAGATAGAGCTTTCCATCCAAATTAAATTTTTCTAGTTGTTTCTTGCCACCTATATACTTAAGTTCACCAGTAGCAGGGTCTTTAACAAAAAGGTCGGTTCTAGACGCAGCTTCGGCAGTATATTGCTCGCATTCACCTGTAGAGTTATATTTCTTGCAAAAATGACTTTCGTAATCCGGTCTGAATATCAACTTACCATCAAAAGGCATTTCGGATACTTGAGTATAAAGCCTATCATCGTCGTCGCTATTTTTAAAATTCTTATTTACGACCTGCAAGCCTTCCAAAGGCTGGATATTTACGCTATCGGATAGTAATTTATCATCGCATATCTCTAGCTCAGAAGCGCCTTCCAAACTAATCTCTACCGGAGTTCCAGTACCTACATCCAAGCTAATCTTATAGCTTAGTAGCATCTCCGGGGCTTGTAAAATTTTTGCTCCGGTATTGACGGTAGCGTTAAATTCTGCATATGCCGCTTTCCCAGGCTTCATCCTACCGCCTATAAGCGTAGGTTGTTCATCAGGCTTCGAAGGAGGAACCCACCTACCCGCGTCCTCGCCTATATAAACTTTCAAAAGACCATTCTCTAAAGTAGTAAATTGCCTATTCTTATATATTGCATCAGTAACATTTGGAGCTTTACCATCCGTAATAACATCTTTCATAGTTTGATATGCGCCCAATTGTCCATCGCGCAAATAAACTAAATTTTGACTAGCTTTCATAGGTATAGCGTTTATTTTGGTAGTAACGCCACTATATTCGCTATCGTCAAGACGGTTGTTGATAGTAGCACTATTTGGAGTATAAGTGGCACCTGCTCTATTGAAATTTACGCTTACTATAGAGCCTACCGCATCTTCGCTATTACCTCCATTATATCTATTTTCAAATCTTATTCTGTAATAGATATTTTCGCCAGCTACAACGCCATTTTTTATCTGCTCAGGAGGTTCATGTAGTTTTTTTACATCCTCTTCGCTTCTTCGGTTACCATCTTTATCAAAGAATTTAACCCAGTTAGAGGCATTATAGACTTCATACTGATAGCACATATTAGGCACATACATATCTACAGATACGGCTAGCATACTGATGAAGTTTTGATCTGCAGATTCTCCACCTCCCGGTCTTTGCGTAGAAGCACCACCTAATTGAACATCTAAACTGGATTGTTTATTTCCCATCTTTGAACTTATGTCAAATTCATCTAGATCCATACCCCATTTATAATCAGTTCCTTTAGGATAGGTAAGTTTATAGTTGCCGTCGCTATCTAGCTCCAAAATGGAAGTCGAGCCATCATATATATTTGCAAAGCCATTACCCAAATTAGCATTTACTACACTTCCGCTTAGAGTATCCATCGTATTTTTATTCTTATTTTCTACCTTGAAAAACTCTTGCTCCCGCATCTCTCTTTCGCCCGCAAAACCTAGGAATCCTAATTTTGCATTAACCTTACCTTGCCTTGGCGTATAAAAGCCGCTTAGCTTTAAATTTACATTAATAGGCGAATAGCCGGGTTCCGGGGTAGACCATGGCGTAATGGTAATGAAATCACCGTAGATAGTTACGTTCTTGGGCTTAAAATATGTATCTCGAATTTTTTTCGCCTCGGCGAGGCTCGCTTTTGCACCCGTTACCTCAGTAGAATTTTGAAGATCGTCCATTAGCTTCCTACGAGACGCAAGCGTTTTATCATACACTATTACGACACCCCATCCGCCATAAGCACCTACTCTTGCCGTCTCAAAACCGCCATTTAAAAATGAAGCTCCGTAAGCATCCCATCCAGCGCTAGTTTTAATATTGCCCACGGTAAAATCTATACTATCGGAATAATCCTTGAAATTTGCTCTTACGATGTTGGTTATATCTTTAGAGCAACCGTATTGAAGGCGCATTTCGTTTAATACGTCAGTCCATTCATATCTCCAGAATAGATGGTTTTCTGTACCCGGAATCGGACCGCGATTTTTCCATCTATAATAAAGATCACTATGTTTTACCCCGTTGCGATCTGTGTAATTATAAGTAAAAGTATCAGGTATATTGCGATCGGTTTCGCTACGATAATACCAACCCCTATTTCTCGGATAATTAACCGCTAATCTTTTTGTTGCAAGAACCTGCCCTTTGGCATTAGTCGCACAACCATGAGGTCCACTACCAGACTTACATTCTTTATAAACGCCCGCCTCTTTTGCGTCATATTGCCCGCCGTCTCTAGTATTTGCATTATAATTCCATGCAGCGTATCCGTCGCATCTATCTCGCTCTATCTCCTCTATATCGGTTGCTTTAGAGCTTTTCGAACTTCTCATTCTAAACTGAACTTTATGATAATCCTTCGTAGCTTTAAAACCATCCAGTGCCTCGGTATTAAATACATTTCCTTGCCAATAAAGCCTAGCGTATACGATATCATCTGCAGTAACGCCTTTTGGTAACTTTAAAGTAGATGTAGAGCTATTTAAAGTAAAACCACCATCGTTGATATATGTACCCTTCGAGTCAAACATATAATGGGTGCCACTATTAGGCCAACTGGAGGTTATAACTGATCCGCTAGTTACAGCATAATCACCGAATACGTAAGAGCCCGCACCACCAAATCTTACAGCAGGCTTTTGATCTCGCATATCCTCAGGAAATTTTTTGATATTGCTGAAATTATACACGCCAAAAAAACAATCAGAATCACCACATCCAGCGCTTTTAGAGTCTTTCATATTTTTTCTGAAAATCCAGCCTTGTCTCCAGTCTGCTCCGCCGTCAGTACGATATTCGTTACCCAACTGAGTCGCAGGTACGATTTTTACATTTGATCTGTCATCATCCGCAAATGCACCCGTTGAGAAACAAAACAACAGCGCCAAAAGAGGCGCAAAGCCAAAATTCTTAACTTTCATGATACTACCCTCCGGTCAATAACATAATTTTTAACTACTATTTTACATTTTTTTTGCTTAAATTTTATATGGATATGGAACAAATATAAATAAATTTTAAAGATTTCCTAAAAGAAAGATTTTATAAAATGCGATTTTGTTTATCTTGGGCTACATTAAAAATAATATAATAACAAATAAACAACAACTCTCAAACAGTTAAAGTAAAGGCGCGAGAATTCCGCGCCTTAAAAATTCTAAAATTCTAAAATTCTAAAATTCTAAAATTCTAAAATTCTAAAATTCTAAAATTCTAAAATTCTAAAATTCTAAAATTCTAAAATTCTAAAATTCTAAAATAAGCCGAATTTACCGTCCTTGCGCTTGTAAAGTACACGCATTTTAGCGTCCATATCATTAAAAACCAAAAACTGATCGGTGCTTTCTTTTAGCTTATTTAGTGCTTCATCAATCTCTAGCGGTTTATAAAGCTCTAGCTCAGTAGGGACAATCTCATCGACCTCATCGTTTAAATTTGGCTCCTTAGAGCTGATTGCATTATCTACCGCGTTTTGTTTCATTTCGTCACGATTTTTGTGAGAATTTACCTTATCGTGGTATCTGCGAAGCACTTTTGAGGCGCGCTCGACGATGAGATCGACGGCAGCGTAGAGATCTTTATCTTTTTGGCGCACGACGATAGTATCTTGATGCGCTAAATTTAATGAGAAATCCACCACGAAGCCCTTTTTGCCTTGCTTCTCGTCGGCAGAAATTACACAACGCCCCGAGATAATGTCGAGATTATATTTTTCTAGCGTCTCAAATGCGTTTTCGACATAATTTTTGATAGCTTCCGTTAGCTCAAACTGCTTACCTACGATATTTAAATTCATCGCCTCTCCTTTACATTATGGTTTTTGAATAGTGCGCCTATGATATGTAATCTGTGGCCTTCCCATAACTTCTACGTTAGATCTCACTACTACGTCTATAAGCGCGGCATGACTTAGAATTTTACCCACACCCTTACCGCTTGGAAGCGCCTCGGATGAGCCTTGCCCAAAATTACTATAAGCGACGGTATGATCGGCATCTGCACCTAACTGTCTATCAAAATATCCAAATGTCACGGTGATATCAAACATTTTTTCGCCTGCATTATTTGACGGGTACGCGAGCCTAATCCTATTTAACGTAGGATTAGTCGCAGCAGTAGCACCTCCATTTTTAAGCTCGGTAGTTAGATACTGATGCTTTTGCATAGCAAGGACTGCTAACTCCGTAGCACTCTGAGCTAGCAGTAGCGCCTGCTCTCTGCCTTGGATATTATTGACGTCACGAGCCGTCATAGACGCGATAGATAGTGCCGTAATAGCCGTTGTTGATACAATGATGATAAAAAATATGGCTGCTACTAGAGCAAAGCCTTTTTGCATAGTTTTCATTAGTACACCACCTGTGCTTTACAAACGTTTAGATCCAGCTCCGAAGGATCGAAATTTCTGCCGTCGTCTCTCATACATAGCTTAAGCGCAACGGCACCATTATCATCCTTAAACCTAAATAAGCTCACATCCTCTGCTAGTAACGAGCTGCTAGCCTTATCATATGAGTGTGCATCTTTTTCAACGGTGCTCCAAGGACGATAGTTATATTTCAATACTAGATCAAAATTCTTACTTAATACATTGCCGTCATTATCTCTCGTATATACAATACTATCCCTACCCCCTAAATCCGGAACAATCGCGTAGGCACTATGAGCTATATAATACTGCTCAGAAAATTCCTGCGAATTATCATTATTCGGATTAAGCGGATACTGATTTATCCTGATGGTTTCGCCTTGTATATTACCACTACCTGCATTGCTAGGTGTGCCTACAGCGATCAGAACACGATTGCTACCGTTTTCATCAATTCGCCTATCGTAACCAAAGCCTATACCTACGCTAGTAGGTGAAGCATCATTCGTGACGACTTTAAATATAACAGCAACCTGAGTATTATTAGACGGAGTGTTATACGCAGTAGCCCTTAAATTTCCAACTATATTAGCCACTTGGGGGAAATCGCTACCTAAAGATACCATATTAAATTCAGCCCTAGTATTTGCGATATAGCCGGCATCTTGTGTACCTGCCGTCCATGTGCTATCTTTTAGCTGAGACATCGACATAAAGCCGCTCCAGCCAGGAGTTCTCTGATTTATATTTCTCGTCTCTACGCTTTGTCCGATCCACTCCAGTATGTCGTATCTCGGATCGGTAAGATCGCTAATCGGCACAAACTCGTTTGAGCTAAGCTCTCTGCCTATAGTAGAGCTTTTTATTCTATCCTCTAAGCGATTTGTGATTAGCATCATCGCATTTTGTGTTCTGGCTTCCAGCTGATTTACTGCACGTACATGCACGTAGGATTTGTAGATCTTGGTGTATAGATCAGCACCGAACATCGAGATGATACCTAGCACTACGATAACAAACACAAGCTCTATAAGGGTGAAACCTCTTTTCATCTCGTGCTCCTATCAGTTATATCGTCTAGTGGCGGTTGTCTGAACGCCGACGCCGATATTAGATAAAAATGCTTTTAAAACTACTGATTTGGCAGTACCATCTTTAGCTACGGCATCGTTTAGATCCGTGGCGGCGACCCTAACCATCTTTATATTAGTAGGGGCAGCAGACTCGTCGTTAGGCAGATCGCTAAGAACGCCTCTTATATCAGTACCAGTAGCGTACTGCGCCGCGCTAAAAGGCTCTACTACATAATCTACATCGACATTAATCCTAGTATTGAGGATAAAATCACCCTTGCTACTAGAGCCCACCAAATCACCGACTGTTATATCGGTAGTAAATCGGTCGTAGTCGTCGATATCGTTATAACGAGCGCCACCAAAAGAAATTCCTTTTCTACCGAACTGCTTTTTTGTGGCCGGAGCTTGAGCACTGACCTCGCGCCTGCTAGCTTCATTTAAAATCCCTGGTCTGACCTCGGGAGCACCATCAGCAGGCGGATTTACCGTTAGAATTCTCTTCATGCAGCTTGAATCGCCTCCGCAGCTAGCATCTCCTGCGTATGCGCTATCCCACTGCGCTTTAGATATACGAGACATAAAAGCTTTAGCGTTATATACAAGCTCCTCTTTGATCGCAAGGGCATTTAGCTCGGTCGTCTGCGCGACGATACGCGGGATCGCCATCGTCGTAATCGCCAAAATCACGATAGTAAAGATCAGCTCGATTAGAGTAAAACCTTTTTTCATCTTACATCCTTTCTTTAAAATTTTGAAATTACGGAAACGCAAACTTACTCTGCGTTATCGGTGCTAATTATACTATTGTTAAACTTAAATTTAGAATTTATCGCGTAAATTTTTTTCGGTTTTCAAAGATTTTTAAGCCCGAACGCACAAAAATTTTAAAGAAATTCCATTTTTAAATTTGAACGCAGAATTTAAGCTTGCATTTACTCAAAGACTATAAAATTACGAGCTAAATAAATTCCAAGGATTTTTTATGACAAATCTAAGTAAAATTCTATCCGCTCTCCTATTTATCGCGTTTATCGGCGGCTGCAGCGGCAAGGGCGACGGCGAGCTTTTTAATCTAAGCCCCGAGGCATGGTATTCTAAAATTTTAGAAGACATCAATAACGCCAGTATGGAGGATGCCGAGAAGCATTATACTAGCTTTTCTAGCGAGCATATCGCCTCTCCGCTGCTTGAGGAGATGACGCTCATTATGGCGTGGGCTTTTGTGGAGGATGAAAACTACGAGAAAGCAAACAAATACCTAGACGAATATATCCGCCTCTACGGCACGACGCAGAAGATCGAATACGCAAGATTTCTAAAAATTAGAGCAAATTTCGATTCCTTTAGCCGCCCAAATCGTAACCAAAAGCTAATGCTAAACAGCATCGACGAAATTCGAAAATTTATAGCTGAATACCCGCAGAGCGAGTATCGTCCGCTACTTGAGACGATGCTAACAAAGCTACGCCTTGCCGAGCATCAGCTAAATATCGACATCAAAGACCTTTACCAGCGCACCGATCGCGAAAGTTCTGCCAAAATTTACGAGCAGCGCATCGAAGAATCCCCGCTAAACGGCACTGACGTCATTAAACCGCACTCGCCTTGGTATCGCGCGATTTTTGAGTAGGAGGAGCGATGCAACTGATGCAAAATACAACCTTCCCGAGCGATCTGCCTATCATCGTCGAGGACGAGCTATTTTTATATCCCTTTATGATAGCGCCCCTTTTCATCGGCGACGAACATAACAAAAAAGCTCTCGATCTAGCCGCCAAAAACGAATCTATGATAATGGTCGTAAGCTCAAAGTCAGAATTTAGCGGCGATAGAAGCTTCGGCGGTATCTATAACGCAGGCGTCGTGGGCTCCGTGATGAGAACCGTGCCACTTCCTGACGGTCGGGTTAAAATTTTATTCCAAGGCGCACTAAAAGGCAAAATCGTAAAAGAAATTTCGCAAGATCCGCTGGTCGCTACCGTCGATATCATCCACGACGAGCGCGGCAACGACCAGAAATTAGACGCGCTGGTAAGCGTGCTGAAAGAAAAAACCAAGACGCTTAGCACTCTTACGCATTTTTTCCCGAACGATCTGCTAAAGA
This window harbors:
- a CDS encoding type II secretion system protein, whose amino-acid sequence is MKKGFTLIELIFTIVILAITTMAIPRIVAQTTELNALAIKEELVYNAKAFMSRISKAQWDSAYAGDASCGGDSSCMKRILTVNPPADGAPEVRPGILNEASRREVSAQAPATKKQFGRKGISFGGARYNDIDDYDRFTTDITVGDLVGSSSKGDFILNTRINVDVDYVVEPFSAAQYATGTDIRGVLSDLPNDESAAPTNIKMVRVAATDLNDAVAKDGTAKSVVLKAFLSNIGVGVQTTATRRYN
- the hpf gene encoding ribosome hibernation-promoting factor, HPF/YfiA family, yielding MNLNIVGKQFELTEAIKNYVENAFETLEKYNLDIISGRCVISADEKQGKKGFVVDFSLNLAHQDTIVVRQKDKDLYAAVDLIVERASKVLRRYHDKVNSHKNRDEMKQNAVDNAISSKEPNLNDEVDEIVPTELELYKPLEIDEALNKLKESTDQFLVFNDMDAKMRVLYKRKDGKFGLF
- a CDS encoding outer membrane protein assembly factor BamD; protein product: MTNLSKILSALLFIAFIGGCSGKGDGELFNLSPEAWYSKILEDINNASMEDAEKHYTSFSSEHIASPLLEEMTLIMAWAFVEDENYEKANKYLDEYIRLYGTTQKIEYARFLKIRANFDSFSRPNRNQKLMLNSIDEIRKFIAEYPQSEYRPLLETMLTKLRLAEHQLNIDIKDLYQRTDRESSAKIYEQRIEESPLNGTDVIKPHSPWYRAIFE
- a CDS encoding type II secretion system protein; translated protein: MKRGFTLIELVFVIVVLGIISMFGADLYTKIYKSYVHVRAVNQLEARTQNAMMLITNRLEDRIKSSTIGRELSSNEFVPISDLTDPRYDILEWIGQSVETRNINQRTPGWSGFMSMSQLKDSTWTAGTQDAGYIANTRAEFNMVSLGSDFPQVANIVGNLRATAYNTPSNNTQVAVIFKVVTNDASPTSVGIGFGYDRRIDENGSNRVLIAVGTPSNAGSGNIQGETIRINQYPLNPNNDNSQEFSEQYYIAHSAYAIVPDLGGRDSIVYTRDNDGNVLSKNFDLVLKYNYRPWSTVEKDAHSYDKASSSLLAEDVSLFRFKDDNGAVALKLCMRDDGRNFDPSELDLNVCKAQVVY